A window of the Musa acuminata AAA Group cultivar baxijiao unplaced genomic scaffold, Cavendish_Baxijiao_AAA HiC_scaffold_1072, whole genome shotgun sequence genome harbors these coding sequences:
- the LOC135666097 gene encoding protein SMAX1-LIKE 4-like: MRTGACTLQQALTAEAASVLKHSLSLARQRGHAQVTPLHVAATLLSYSSSASNLLRRACLKSQPHHPASHPLRCRALELCFNVALNRLPTTPPPSSGPLLTSQPSLSNALIAALKRAQAHQRRGCIELQQQQLQQQQQQQQPVPGIKVELEQLIISILDDPSVSRVMREAGFSSTCVKNNLEEESSVLLGQSSPFLLESHKDIINHGSSFWQSPLFKLCSQQSAPFPAPSSHKEDLSAVLEVMLRKQGRRTNAVVVGDSISMTEGIVAELMAKVERGDVPDELKAAHLIKLQLSYVHLRLMSRSDVDLKVSDLRRKISSSASDRVGGFGVIIYAGDLRWAVDEETKDGRGFMPVEHMVAELGRLLSECRSSSISNGGATVNRKVWLLATASYQTYMKCQMRLETQWNLQAVVVPSGGLALSLQAPSGLDSRLTKLFDHPFQLLGSKVLNTMDDEKLMCCTECTSNFEKEAKDTNCGSTQLPFWLHKDALLQLKRKWNSLCQSLHHTRHSQTHLFPSFLNQSSTVKNTTSSSSYPWWSNSNNNSRILIQPHSLSFSEATPRLDSGFPFNTVNLGNGMGKWQEADETKQRVSEASLNSLRKPGNQITLSLGSALASDSATSMEQKEVVADRRELTHKLHENMPWHSEIIPSIVEAVNDGRSCENKGLCVLLQGSDRIAKRRLARVLSEHFGGSESRLTHINMRKWAGKTCSCREILDDALEKGSKSVVFMEDIDRADGNFMRSLADVLKVGAFESSSGKEVCLADAIFIMTTSSSANSEDIDEGCDDVIEMKLQAEERSTNGDPKRKPETALQNKPKRRRTGDGGLDLNMLAEEEEEEGGGVDYSDGKEDDAVPSDLTNEEDCGNDLRLPPELLELITARFTLDADPESSSSLVLHNLISKLRRAFDEVGSRGQLLVDETAAEELAAAAGSFSESCFERWVREVFGTCLQTVAKGGNVRMSAEGRKGNVGEFGFMGSVLPKRIDAVKL; this comes from the exons ATGCGAACAGGAGCTTGCACACTGCAACAGGCCCTCACCGCAGAGGCTGCCTCGGTGCTCAAGCACTCCCTCAGCTTGGCCAGGCAGAGAGGCCATGCGCAGGTCACCCCTCTCCATGTCGCTGCCACACTCCTGAGCTATTCCTCGTCCGCCTCCAACCTCCTCAGGAGAGCCTGCCTCAAGTCCCAGCCCCACCACCCTGCCTCTCACCCCCTCCGCTGCAGAGCGCTCGAGCTGTGCTTCAATGTGGCCCTCAACAGGCTACCCACCACTCCCCCGCCCTCCTCCGGCCCGCTCCTCACCTCGCAACCTTCTCTCTCCAACGCTCTCATTGCCGCCCTCAAGAGAGCGCAGGCCCACCAGCGGAGGGGCTGCATCGAGCTCCAACAGCAACAGCtgcagcaacaacagcagcagcagcagcccgtCCCGGGCATCAAGGTGGAGCTGGAGCAGCTCATCATCTCCATCTTGGACGACCCCAGCGTGAGCAGGGTGATGCGAGAAGCTGGCTTCTCCAGCACCTGTGTCAAGAACAACTTGGAGGAGGAAAGCTCCGTCTTGTTGGGCCAGTCCTCACCGTTTCTACTCGAGTCACacaaagacatcatcaaccatgggAGCAGCTTCTGGCAGAGCCCGCTGTTTAAGCTGTGTTCTCAGCAAAGCGCACCATTCCCGGCGCCCTCCTCCCATAAGGAGGACCTAAGCGCAGTCTTGGAGGTGATGCTCCGGAAACAAGGGAGGAGGACCAACGCTGTGGTGGTGGGAGACTCCATTTCCATGACAGAGGGGATTGTAGCTGAGCTCATGGCAAAGGTCGAGAGAGGTGATGTCCCTGACGAGCTCAAGGCCGCGCATCTCATCAAGCTTCAGCTCTCCTATGTTCATCTTAGGCTCATGAGTAGAAGTGATGTGGACCTGAAGGTTTCTGATCTCAGGAGAAAGATTAGTTCCTCAGCATCAGATAGAGTAGGTGGATTTGGCGTCATCATCTACGCAGGGGATCTGAGATGGGCAGTCGATGAGGAGACCAAAGATGGACGTGGGTTTATGCCAGTCGAACACATGGTGGCAGAGTTGGGAAGGTTGCTATCTGAGTGCAGGAGCAGCAGCATCAGCAACGGTGGTGCGACTGTGAACAGAAAGGTGTGGCTACTGGCCACTGCAAGCTATCAGACATACATGAAGTGCCAGATGAGGCTTGAGACCCAATGGAACCTTCAAGCCGTGGTGGTTCCCTCAGGTGGGCTCGCGCTGAGCCTCCAAGCTCCCAG TGGCCTTGACTCAAGATTGACAAAGCTCTTTGATCATCCATTTCAACTGCTTGGTTCCAAGGTTCTTAACACCATGGATGATGAGAAGCTCATGTGCTGTACTGAATGCACTTCCAATTTTGAGAAGGAAGCCAAAGACACCAACTGTGGCTCAACACAGTTGCCATTTTGGCTCCACAAG GATGCCTTGCTGCAGTTGAAGAGGAAATGGAACAGCCTATGCCAAAGCctccatcacacaagacatagtcAAACTCATCTGTTCCCCTCCTTCCTGAATCAGTCTTCCACTGTCAAGAACACCACCTCTTCTTCATCATATCCATGGTGGTCTAACAGCAACAACAATAGCAGAATCTTGATACAACCGCATTCCCTGTCTTTCTCTGAGGCTACTCCTAGACTTGATAGTGGATTCCCATTCAACACAGTCAATCTGGGAAATGGAATGGGAAAGTGGCAGGAAGCAGATGAAACAAAGCAGAGGGTTTCTGAAGCCAGCTTGAATTCCCTGAGAAAGCCAGGAAACCAGATCACTCTGTCCTTGGGTAGCGCTCTTGCCTCGGATTCCGCGACATCCATGGAGCAGAAAGAAGTGGTGGCAGATCGACGAGAACTAACCCATAAATTGCACGAGAACATGCCCTGGCACTCGGAGATCATTCCTTCGATCGTGGAAGCAGTGAATGATGGCAGATCATGCGAAAACAAGGGACTTTGTGTACTGCTTCAGGGTAGCGATCGCATTGCTAAGAGGAGATTGGCACGAGTGCTGTCGGAGCATTTTGGTGGATCCGAATCAAGGCTAACGCACATCAACATGAGGAAATGGGCAGGCAAGACCTGCTCATGTCGAGAGATCCTCGATGATGCCTTGGAAAAGGGTTCCAAGTCTGTGGTTTTCATGGAGGATATAGATCGAGCGGATGGCAACTTCATGAGATCTCTGGCAGATGTTCTAAAGGTGGGAGCTTTTGAGAGCTCATCCGGAAAAGAAGTGTGTTTGGCCGATGCAATCTTCATTATGACCACATCGAGCTCGGCTAACTCTGAAGATATCGACGAGGGTTGCGACGATGTGATCGAGATGAAGTTGCAGGCTGAAGAGAGATCAACCAACGGAGATCCCAAAAGGAAGCCAGAGACAGCGCTGCAGAACAAACCGAAGCGTCGTAGAACAGGGGACGGCGGCCTCGACCTGAACATGCttgctgaggaggaggaggaggagggggggggagtAGACTACAGCGACGGCAAGGAGGACGACGCCGTCCCCAGTGATCTAACCAACGAGGAAGACTGCGGGAATGATCTCCGTCTTCCACCTGAGCTGCTCGAGTTGATCACGGCTCGATTCACCCTGGACGCTGACCCCGAGAGCTCCTCCTCTCTGGTGTTGCACAACCTCATCTCAAAGCTTCGTCGGGCATTCGACGAGGTGGGGAGCCGCGGGCAGCTGCTGGTCGATGAGACGGCGGCGGAGGAGCTAGCGGCAGCCGCTGGTTCCTTCTCGGAGAGCTGCTTCGAAAGGTGGGTGAGGGAGGTGTTCGGAACCTGCTTGCAAACGGTAGCGAAGGGCGGGAACGTGAGGATGAGCGCGGAGGGTAGAAAGGGAAATGTGGGGGAGTTTGGGTTCATGGGATCCGTTCTACCGAAGAGGATAGACGCGGTGAAGCTGTAA
- the LOC135666091 gene encoding metal tolerance protein C4-like yields the protein MRTPRTVVVTLRRLGDHLSPALRRSPPFPPFPSAADGSILAPLVSYASSLPHASSRDEDRSQEVAPARLDLLVFRSSSSARPPRIDSSAALTSFVRNYSLRVAKVKRAPFDDEHSQRAVTTALWCNFLVFSLKFGVWLSTSSHVMLAEVVHSVADFTNQALLAYGLNSSRRAPDALHPYGYSKERFVWSLISAVGIFCLGSGATVVHGFQNLWNSHPPENIHYAALVIGGSFLIEGASLLVAINAVKKGAAAEGMKVWDYIWRGHDPTSVAVMTEDGAAVTGLAIAAASLVAVNTTGNAIYDPIGSIIVGNLLGMVAIFLIQRNRHALIGRAIDDHDMEKVLKFLKSDPVVDALYDCKSEVIGPGFFRFKAEIDFNGVVLVQNYLERTGREEWAKQFREAAKSEDNTALLNVMASYGEDVVEALGSEVDRLESEIQKIVPGIRHVDIEAHNPEGLSLYHHFRHDRLKSS from the exons ATGCGTACGCCCCGTACGGTGGTGGTGACGCTCCGCCGCCTTGGCGACCACCTCTCccccgctctccgccgctcgccgcccttTCCTCCCTTCCCCTCCGCCGCTGACGGCTCCATCCTCGCCCCACTGGTATCCTACGCCTCTTCTCTCCCGCACGCGAGCTCCCGAGACGAAGACCGATCCCAGGAGGTCGCACCCGCTCGTCTCGATCTCCTCGTCTTTAGGTCGTCTTCTTCGGCGAGGCCTCCTCGAATCGACTCGTCTGCTGCCTTGACTTCGTTCGTTCGCA ATTATTCCCTTAGGGTTGCAAAGGTTAAAAGGGCACCTTTTGATGATGAACACAG CCAACGTGCAGTTACCACTGCACTGTGGTGCAACTTTCTTGTCTTCTCTCTCAAGTTTGGTGTGTGGCTTTCAACTTCTAGCCATGTTATGTTAGCTGAGGTTGTACACTCAGTTGCAGACTTCACGAACCAG GCCCTTCTTGCATATGGTTTGAACAGCTCAAGGCGTGCTCCAGATGCTCTGCACCC TTATGGATATTCGAAGGAAAGATTTGTTTGGTCTTTAATATCTGCTGTTGGCATCTTTTGCCTGGGTTCTGGTGCCACAGTTGTGCATGGATTTCAGAACTTGTGGAACTCTCAT CCTCCTGAAAATATCCATTATGCTGCTTTAGTGATTGGTGGATCCTTTCTCATTGAAG GTGCTTCACTGCTTGTTGCTATTAATGCTGTGAAGAAAGGTGCAGCTGCAGAAGGAATGAAAGTGTGGGACTATATATGGCGTGGCCATGATCCAACATCCGTTGCTGTTATGACAGAG GATGGTGCTGCAGTGACTGGTCTTGCAATTGCTGCAGCGTCATTGGTGGCTGTCAATACAACCGGAAATGCAATATACGACCCAATTGGTTCTATCATAGTTGGTAATCTGCTTGGAATG GTTGCTATATTTCTCATTCAGAGGAACAGGCATGCATTGATTGGCAGGGCAATTGATGACCATGACATGGAAAAAGTACTCAAGTTTTTAAAATCTGATCCG GTTGTAGATGCCTTGTACGATTGCAAGAGTGAGGTCATTGGCCCTGGATTTTTCAGATTCAAAGCAGAAATAG ATTTCAATGGGGTTGTATTGGTGCAAAATTATTTGGAAAGAACTGGACGTGAAGAATGGGCAAAACAA TTTCGGGAGGCCGCAAAGTCTGAAGACAATACAGCACTGCTAAATGTCATGGCTAGTTATG GTGAGGACGTCGTAGAAGCTCTGGGCAGCGAGGTGGACAGGCTCGAATCAGAGATTCAGAAGATTGTTCCTGGGATCAGGCATGTCGACATCGAGGCACACAATCCCGAGGGGCTCTCACTGTACCACCACTTCAGGCATGATCGACTCAAGAGCTCATAA